The sequence below is a genomic window from Candidatus Neomarinimicrobiota bacterium.
AAGGAAAATCCTTCTTTTACTTGCATCTCTGAATCTGTCATTTAAAATTAACCGACCGACAATGCGACATTTAGATTCATGCTGAGAAAGCCTATTATTAAACGATGATATCCGAAAGCGAGATCAAAACGATTATCGGGTCGATTCGAACTGAGTTCAAATCACTTGCCGATCCATCGTACGCCAAGGGTGCCCGCAAAATTATCAGTGATGAAGACCGCGTGATAGGCGTCAGGGTGCCTGCAATAAAATCTGTCGCCAGAGAGTTCTTGAAAGAAAAAGGGAAGAAGATTGAATTGGATGATCTTCTCACGCTTGCGGATGAATGCTTCAAAACCGAAGGCAGGGAAGAGCAGTTGTTTGCCGTCTTCGTACTCTCCAAGCATTTAAAAAAAATGGACAGGGATTCATGGCAATTAATTGATAACTGGGTTGACTACATCTCGAATTCGGAGACCTGCGATCAACTCGCTACGCAATTTGCCGGGAAAATTCTACTCTCCAATATTGACCTCATAACCGACCTGAAAAAATGGGCGGGACAAACAAACGTATGGAGACGAAGATTTGCCGCCGCAGCTACCGTAGCATTGAATCGCGGCGGGCATTCCAATCCCGCGGCGACGTTCGAGGTATTGCGACCGCTTGTATCCGATAACAACGACATGGTAAGAAAAGCCGTCGCATGGGCGATCCGCGAAGCCTCCAAGGCGGACGAGGAATCCGCTTTTAGATTCTTAATGGACGTCAAAGAAACGGCTGTGCCTCATGTAATAAAATACGGAAGCGAAAAACTCAGTCGCGAACACAGAGAATTATTAGGAATAAATGAATAAATACCAAATAACCGGAATTCAGAGTTATTCGGGAATCGGTGACATACTATCCGCCATATCCGACGGCAGCAAGACTCTCGGTCTGACGCCTGCTATTGCCAGCGAAGTCAAGCAGCCCGTCGGCGGTCTGATATGGCTTTTGAGGAAAGGCGAAAACAGCGGTCATTTAGAAGTTCTCTACGATCCCGGTGCGAATGAGATAATCGTAACGCCGGTTTCCAAGACGGATAAAGATTGGGTTCATTCGCATGCTTTGTTGGTTGCGGAATATCTTTCCGACCGGTTAGGAGGACATTTAGCTGGTCAGTGACATCTTCTATAATTTTCGCTCAACCGTAAAATTCAGGGAGACTTGTTAATATGATTTATTTTTGGGTATCGTTTTCGTATCTAATGATCCTAATCGCTGTCGGTGCGATTCGCAGCCGCAGTGTTAAAGATCAAGCGGATTTTATGGTGGCGGGTAGAAAGCTCGGTACATTTGTATTGGTAGGAACGCTGGTGGCAACGTGGATCGGCACCGGCAGTATATTCGGTAATGCGGAGAAAACTTACGAAATAGGCATCGTTGCGTTGATCCTGCCTCTCTCCGGCATTCTCGGTATAGTGGTTTTGTACTTCATAGCGGGAAGAGTCAGAAAATTTGAACAGTTTACGGTACAGGACATTTTAGAAGTCAGATATAATAAATGGGCGCGTCTTTTCGGCACTGTGACCGTAGTGACCGCCTACACGACAATTGTCTCCTATCAATTCCGGGCTGGAGGCGCGGTAATAAATATCATCAATCCGGCTATAGATACATCCGTCGGAGTGATCATATCCGCCGTGTTCGTCATCCTCTACACAGGGCTTGCTGGGATGTTTTCAGTGGCGTACACAGACCTCGTGAACGGTATTCTCATCCTGGTGGGAATTATCCTCGCGGTACCGTTTCTCATGGTTGAGGCAGGGGGAATTGAAAGTATGATGCAAACACTCCCGCCAAGTCACTTTCAATTTTCAGGGGTACTCAACGGATGGGAGATAGTAGGTCTTCTTCTTCCCGCTTTTTTGCTGATGTTGGGTGACGCGAATATGTATCAGCGATTCTTTTCCGCAAAGGATGAAAAAACGGCAAAACGAGCAGTGATATATATGCTGATTGGAGTTGCCGTCGCTGAAATGATGATTATCCTCGCTGCATGGTACGCAAGCAGTCTGAACTGGGGAATTGAGAATCCGGGTCGGATAATCGTTTACGCCGCGGTTAATAACCTGCCGGTTATCCTCGGAACTATCATTATCGCCACTATAATTGCAATAATAGTCTCCACAGCCGATTCTTACCTTCTTGTTCCCGCAACCAGCTTAGTCAGGGACATTTACCAACGGTTCATCGAGCCTGAAGCATCACCCAAGAAGATAGTATTTCTCTCCAGAGTAGTGGTAGTCGCGCTGGGCATTATTGCCTACCTGCTGTCAACGTTAGACGATAAGTTTTTGGCCGTCGCTCTGTACGCATATACGATTTACGGCGCGGGGATCACCCCCGCATTGCTTGCGGCTTTCTTTTGGAGGAGAGCCACAACCGCAGGCGGAATCTCATCGATAGTGGTCGGTACATTTGTTACCATAATCTGGAAAAATCTCGATATGGGAAGCTCGGTACCCGCTTCCCTCGGTATAGCGGGAGTACAGATAGATGCGGTTATCCCGGCTATTACACTCTCGGTATTAACGCTGATCATGGTTAGTCTTCTTACAGAGAAGCCGCCCGAGGAAAAGTGGCGGCCATTTGCCGCTGATTAGTTCTATCCTGACAGTTTATAGTAATCGTGCAGGGTCAGTAATTCTCCGTCGGAAAGTATCAAGCCGTCAAACGGGTTGCCCACGAGAAGTACACTGTTTTCGAGCTCAAACGAGCTGCTGTATTCGCAGTTCATGTACCCGATCGAGTTTTTCAAATAGGGGATTCCGTCATCTGTTCTTTCCATTTCTAAACTGTCTATAACTTTGAGCCTCTTCTCCTCTGTGAGCGCACATAAGGTTGCTTCCTCTAAATTTTCTTTCCCGAGAATGGAGATAGTAAATCGGTTCTTCTTGCGGATAAGAGAATATACGGGGCGGTCCTTTTCGATATTTATAACGATTCCTCCCAGGGTAAAAGAAGTCTGCATCACCCAACTGCACGTTATCATATCAAACTCTTCTTCGAACGCCGCCCCCAAAACGTATAGCCCGTAATTGAATTTTTTGAATAAAAGTTTCAGGACTTCATTGCTTTTTTCATCAGCCAATTAAGTTAGCGTTCCTCAAATTTTTGCGACAATTATTTTCCGGCTTTTTAGAAAATCAGTGATCTCTGATATATATGCTCGATCTCGGGCTAACTGACTGATGTCATCTCATTCGGAGTTGTCGCAAGTGTGCGATTTCTTTATATCACGTTGAAATGACTAATTATACTCTTTCTAAGGTATGCATTGCCAGATACTTCAACATTCCGCGGACCGATATAAACCCTATCGGTTCATCGTCCTTAATTACGGGAACGTGACGAATACTGTTAACTGACATCCTGTTCAAGGCAAATGCAATCGAATCGGATTCCCCGAGCGATTGGGGGTCTTTTGTCATGACCGCGGAGATCTTCACCGAATCCAATTTCAATTTCTTTACGACCACTCGCTTCAGAAGATCTCTTTCCGTGAATATCCCTTTTAATTTGCCGTCATCTACGATCAGCACGCTGCCGTGCCTTTTCCGCCGCATCAAATCAACAGCTTCCCGGACTGTCGAATCGGGACTCACTGTCAGCGGTTCGGGCGGATCCAGTGCCATTATAGTGTCGGTAAGAACCTTGGCTCCCAAGCCCTTGTCCGGGGTTATCATCCCGGCATCACGAAGGTCAATTCCGCAATTGGCGCAGTAGTCTTCGCCGGGGAAATTATCTGTAGCGCAGTGTGGGCACTTCATATTTCTAATAACCGGGGATTGATCCCGCTTATCCTCCTTCTGCGGTTAACATACTCTGGTCTGGAGATGGAGGAAGGTTATATACTTGTTCCGGCAGAAACTCGACGACAAAATCGACTATCATCCTCGCCGTCAAGATTCCCATGCATTTACCCTCGCTGTCCATGATCGGCAGATGTCTATAGCCACTCGAACTCATCTCCTCGACAGCGTCAGCGATTTTATTGTCTACGCTTAAAGTAACCGGCTCAGACGCCATGAATTCTTTGACAGGTTTTGATTCATCGATATCCGATTCCTCTAATTTCATGAGAATATCCCGTTCGGTAAATATACCCGTCAGGTCATCCCCATCGGTAACAAGAACGCAACCGTATCCGTTTTTGTCCATTTTGTCCACCGCTTCGGAGACGGAAGAGTCGATATCGACGCTCACCGGCGGTTCGAGATCTAAATGCCCGAGAGATAAATTCTTTAACGCATCAGTTATTTTATCGTCAGTCGTCATCTTGTTTGGCTTTCCCCTGAAAGGCTTATATCAGCTTCTTAAAAGGGTGTTTCAGAAGTATAATTTAAGCTTTCAGCGGAAATATTCAACAAGTAAATTTAAATTCTTTCAAAGGGGATTTAATCTTCAATCAGTGGGTGTTATGACTCTCCTATCTATTTTATCAACACCAACTTCCTTGTCTATACGAATGTAGGGGACGCAGATCTGCGTCCCCTACCGTGTTCGACACAATTTATTTCAGCAGAACCAGCTTTTCAGTCGCCCGGAAGTGACGTTCGGGGAGTACCGGGAACTCCTTCTGAAA
It includes:
- a CDS encoding DNA alkylation repair protein, with translation MISESEIKTIIGSIRTEFKSLADPSYAKGARKIISDEDRVIGVRVPAIKSVAREFLKEKGKKIELDDLLTLADECFKTEGREEQLFAVFVLSKHLKKMDRDSWQLIDNWVDYISNSETCDQLATQFAGKILLSNIDLITDLKKWAGQTNVWRRRFAAAATVALNRGGHSNPAATFEVLRPLVSDNNDMVRKAVAWAIREASKADEESAFRFLMDVKETAVPHVIKYGSEKLSREHRELLGINE
- a CDS encoding sodium:solute symporter family protein encodes the protein MIYFWVSFSYLMILIAVGAIRSRSVKDQADFMVAGRKLGTFVLVGTLVATWIGTGSIFGNAEKTYEIGIVALILPLSGILGIVVLYFIAGRVRKFEQFTVQDILEVRYNKWARLFGTVTVVTAYTTIVSYQFRAGGAVINIINPAIDTSVGVIISAVFVILYTGLAGMFSVAYTDLVNGILILVGIILAVPFLMVEAGGIESMMQTLPPSHFQFSGVLNGWEIVGLLLPAFLLMLGDANMYQRFFSAKDEKTAKRAVIYMLIGVAVAEMMIILAAWYASSLNWGIENPGRIIVYAAVNNLPVILGTIIIATIIAIIVSTADSYLLVPATSLVRDIYQRFIEPEASPKKIVFLSRVVVVALGIIAYLLSTLDDKFLAVALYAYTIYGAGITPALLAAFFWRRATTAGGISSIVVGTFVTIIWKNLDMGSSVPASLGIAGVQIDAVIPAITLSVLTLIMVSLLTEKPPEEKWRPFAAD
- a CDS encoding flavin reductase, whose protein sequence is MADEKSNEVLKLLFKKFNYGLYVLGAAFEEEFDMITCSWVMQTSFTLGGIVINIEKDRPVYSLIRKKNRFTISILGKENLEEATLCALTEEKRLKVIDSLEMERTDDGIPYLKNSIGYMNCEYSSSFELENSVLLVGNPFDGLILSDGELLTLHDYYKLSG
- a CDS encoding CBS domain-containing protein; this encodes MKCPHCATDNFPGEDYCANCGIDLRDAGMITPDKGLGAKVLTDTIMALDPPEPLTVSPDSTVREAVDLMRRKRHGSVLIVDDGKLKGIFTERDLLKRVVVKKLKLDSVKISAVMTKDPQSLGESDSIAFALNRMSVNSIRHVPVIKDDEPIGFISVRGMLKYLAMHTLERV
- a CDS encoding CBS domain-containing protein — encoded protein: MTTDDKITDALKNLSLGHLDLEPPVSVDIDSSVSEAVDKMDKNGYGCVLVTDGDDLTGIFTERDILMKLEESDIDESKPVKEFMASEPVTLSVDNKIADAVEEMSSSGYRHLPIMDSEGKCMGILTARMIVDFVVEFLPEQVYNLPPSPDQSMLTAEGG